A single Penaeus vannamei isolate JL-2024 chromosome 22, ASM4276789v1, whole genome shotgun sequence DNA region contains:
- the LOC113828768 gene encoding fatty-acid amide hydrolase 2-A isoform X1, with product MNMPVSGLKLRVRQLRPHIPRLEPRTQHVVQTPITVSKMRWLDIALRSIRLLFEALSRFIFGIIYYGEPHKPLPPINNLILLESATSLATKIRTKKLTSVEVVKSFIGRIKEINPILNCVVDDRFDDAVKDAKAVDDLIRSGTVDEQTLSKNKPFLGVPFTTKDCMAVKGLRQTAGLYSRRNFIAEEDADVVHLMREAGAIPLCVTNVSELCMWWESSNTIYGRTNNPYRSCRIVGGSSGGEGCVQSACGSPFGIGSDIGGSIRMPSFFNGIFGHKPTYGIVSNIGQEPVATGEAMEFLVTGPMCRYVQDLTPMMKVLGANNSHMLTLDQKVDISKLRYFYVEDDGGSPLVTPVHPELRAAQKKVIIHLEKAYGVKAKKITLKKLKAALPMYFAKLASVEEAHTFCEELALKKGCINVWTELLKWMFRLSHHTLPGLLLGVLEKLNSQSKRSEDYPKLLTMCTDLKQEIKELLGDDGVLLFPSHPTPAPYHGQPLFRAFNFVYTAIINVLLFPSTQCPLGLGSEGLPLGIQVVGNHYKDHLTLAVAGELEKAFGGWVCPSEVR from the exons TTTCTAAGATGAGGTGGTTGGACATTGCACTGAGGTCTATCAGATTGCTGTTCGAGGCTCTGTCACGCTTTATCTTTGGAATCATATATTATGGGGAACCTCACAAGCCGCTGCCTCCCATCAACAACCTCATTTTGCTAGAGAGTGCCACATCATTGGCCACCAAGATACGAACGAAGAAG TTGACAAGTGTTGAAGTGGTGAAGTCCTTTATTGGACGCATTAAGGAGATCAACCCCATACTGAATTGTGTTGTGGATGACCGGTTTGACGATGCAGTCAAGGACGCGAAAGCTGTTGATGACCTTATACG ATCAGGGACAGTGGATGAGCAAACCCTCTCAAAAAACAAACCATTCCTTGGTGTTCCCTTCACTACAAAAGACTGCATGGCTGTTAAAG GTTTGCGGCAAACAGCAGGCCTTTATTCAAGGAGAAACTTTATAGCAGAGGAAGATGCTGATGTTGTGCACCTTATGcgagaggctggagcaatcccCCTCTGTGTCACAAATGTGTCAGAGCTCTGTATGTGGTGGGAGAGCTCCAACACTATTTATGGGAGGACCAACAACCCTTACCGTTCTTGCCGTATTGTAGGAGGTTCCTCTGGAGGCGAG gGCTGTGTACAGTCTGCATGTGGATCACCCTTTGGTATTGGATCAGATATTGGAGGATCAATACGCATGCCTTCTTTCTTTAATGGCATATTTGGTCACAAACCCACATATG GCATAGTAAGTAATATAGGTCAGGAACCGGTTGCAACTGGGGAAGCTATGGAGTTCCTTGTGACGGGACCCATGTGTCGATATGTACAAGACTTGACACCCATGATGAAAGTTCTGGGAGCAAACAATTCTCACATGCTTACACTTGACCAGAAG GTGGATATCAGCAAGCTCCGATATTTCTATGTGGAAGATGATGGTGGTTCTCCACTTGTGACACCTGTTCACCCAGAACTTCGTGCAGCTCAAAAGAAAGTTATAATTCATCTTGAGAAAGCATATGGCGTTAAAGCTAAAAAG ATTACCTTAAAAAAGCTCAAAGCGGCATTACCAATGTACTTTGCCAAGCTCGCCAGTGTAGAAGAAGCCCACACATTTTGTGAAGAACTAGCACTGAAGAAG GGATGCATCAATGTTTGGACTGAGCTTCTGAAGTGGATGTTCCGGTTATCTCATCACACACTACCAGGCCTGCTGCTTGGTGTCCTGGAGAAGCTTAACAGTCAAAGCAAGAGGTCAGAAGATTACCCAAAGCTCCTCACCATGTGCACTGACTTGAAACAGGAGATAAAG GAACTTTTGGGTGATGATGGTGTGCTCCTGTTTCCTAGTCATCCCACTCCAGCCCCTTATCACGGGCAGCCACTCTTCCGTGCCTTCAACTTCGTCTACACAGCAATAATAAATGTTCTGCTGTTCCCATCCACCCAGTGTCCTTTAGGCTTAGGGTCAGAGGGCCTTCCTCTTGGCATTCAG GTAGTCGGTAATCACTACAAAGATCACCTGACTCTTGCAGTTGCAGGAGAACTAGAGAAAGCTTTTGGGGGCTGGGTTTGTCCATCTGAAGTACGCTAA
- the LOC113828768 gene encoding fatty-acid amide hydrolase 2 isoform X3: MRWLDIALRSIRLLFEALSRFIFGIIYYGEPHKPLPPINNLILLESATSLATKIRTKKLTSVEVVKSFIGRIKEINPILNCVVDDRFDDAVKDAKAVDDLIRSGTVDEQTLSKNKPFLGVPFTTKDCMAVKGLRQTAGLYSRRNFIAEEDADVVHLMREAGAIPLCVTNVSELCMWWESSNTIYGRTNNPYRSCRIVGGSSGGEGCVQSACGSPFGIGSDIGGSIRMPSFFNGIFGHKPTYGIVSNIGQEPVATGEAMEFLVTGPMCRYVQDLTPMMKVLGANNSHMLTLDQKVDISKLRYFYVEDDGGSPLVTPVHPELRAAQKKVIIHLEKAYGVKAKKITLKKLKAALPMYFAKLASVEEAHTFCEELALKKGCINVWTELLKWMFRLSHHTLPGLLLGVLEKLNSQSKRSEDYPKLLTMCTDLKQEIKELLGDDGVLLFPSHPTPAPYHGQPLFRAFNFVYTAIINVLLFPSTQCPLGLGSEGLPLGIQVVGNHYKDHLTLAVAGELEKAFGGWVCPSEVR, translated from the exons ATGAGGTGGTTGGACATTGCACTGAGGTCTATCAGATTGCTGTTCGAGGCTCTGTCACGCTTTATCTTTGGAATCATATATTATGGGGAACCTCACAAGCCGCTGCCTCCCATCAACAACCTCATTTTGCTAGAGAGTGCCACATCATTGGCCACCAAGATACGAACGAAGAAG TTGACAAGTGTTGAAGTGGTGAAGTCCTTTATTGGACGCATTAAGGAGATCAACCCCATACTGAATTGTGTTGTGGATGACCGGTTTGACGATGCAGTCAAGGACGCGAAAGCTGTTGATGACCTTATACG ATCAGGGACAGTGGATGAGCAAACCCTCTCAAAAAACAAACCATTCCTTGGTGTTCCCTTCACTACAAAAGACTGCATGGCTGTTAAAG GTTTGCGGCAAACAGCAGGCCTTTATTCAAGGAGAAACTTTATAGCAGAGGAAGATGCTGATGTTGTGCACCTTATGcgagaggctggagcaatcccCCTCTGTGTCACAAATGTGTCAGAGCTCTGTATGTGGTGGGAGAGCTCCAACACTATTTATGGGAGGACCAACAACCCTTACCGTTCTTGCCGTATTGTAGGAGGTTCCTCTGGAGGCGAG gGCTGTGTACAGTCTGCATGTGGATCACCCTTTGGTATTGGATCAGATATTGGAGGATCAATACGCATGCCTTCTTTCTTTAATGGCATATTTGGTCACAAACCCACATATG GCATAGTAAGTAATATAGGTCAGGAACCGGTTGCAACTGGGGAAGCTATGGAGTTCCTTGTGACGGGACCCATGTGTCGATATGTACAAGACTTGACACCCATGATGAAAGTTCTGGGAGCAAACAATTCTCACATGCTTACACTTGACCAGAAG GTGGATATCAGCAAGCTCCGATATTTCTATGTGGAAGATGATGGTGGTTCTCCACTTGTGACACCTGTTCACCCAGAACTTCGTGCAGCTCAAAAGAAAGTTATAATTCATCTTGAGAAAGCATATGGCGTTAAAGCTAAAAAG ATTACCTTAAAAAAGCTCAAAGCGGCATTACCAATGTACTTTGCCAAGCTCGCCAGTGTAGAAGAAGCCCACACATTTTGTGAAGAACTAGCACTGAAGAAG GGATGCATCAATGTTTGGACTGAGCTTCTGAAGTGGATGTTCCGGTTATCTCATCACACACTACCAGGCCTGCTGCTTGGTGTCCTGGAGAAGCTTAACAGTCAAAGCAAGAGGTCAGAAGATTACCCAAAGCTCCTCACCATGTGCACTGACTTGAAACAGGAGATAAAG GAACTTTTGGGTGATGATGGTGTGCTCCTGTTTCCTAGTCATCCCACTCCAGCCCCTTATCACGGGCAGCCACTCTTCCGTGCCTTCAACTTCGTCTACACAGCAATAATAAATGTTCTGCTGTTCCCATCCACCCAGTGTCCTTTAGGCTTAGGGTCAGAGGGCCTTCCTCTTGGCATTCAG GTAGTCGGTAATCACTACAAAGATCACCTGACTCTTGCAGTTGCAGGAGAACTAGAGAAAGCTTTTGGGGGCTGGGTTTGTCCATCTGAAGTACGCTAA
- the LOC113828768 gene encoding fatty-acid amide hydrolase 2-A isoform X2, protein MLRIPRHQKGNRIKKEASGIRHLVYTALNPQLKVSKMRWLDIALRSIRLLFEALSRFIFGIIYYGEPHKPLPPINNLILLESATSLATKIRTKKLTSVEVVKSFIGRIKEINPILNCVVDDRFDDAVKDAKAVDDLIRSGTVDEQTLSKNKPFLGVPFTTKDCMAVKGLRQTAGLYSRRNFIAEEDADVVHLMREAGAIPLCVTNVSELCMWWESSNTIYGRTNNPYRSCRIVGGSSGGEGCVQSACGSPFGIGSDIGGSIRMPSFFNGIFGHKPTYGIVSNIGQEPVATGEAMEFLVTGPMCRYVQDLTPMMKVLGANNSHMLTLDQKVDISKLRYFYVEDDGGSPLVTPVHPELRAAQKKVIIHLEKAYGVKAKKITLKKLKAALPMYFAKLASVEEAHTFCEELALKKGCINVWTELLKWMFRLSHHTLPGLLLGVLEKLNSQSKRSEDYPKLLTMCTDLKQEIKELLGDDGVLLFPSHPTPAPYHGQPLFRAFNFVYTAIINVLLFPSTQCPLGLGSEGLPLGIQVVGNHYKDHLTLAVAGELEKAFGGWVCPSEVR, encoded by the exons TTTCTAAGATGAGGTGGTTGGACATTGCACTGAGGTCTATCAGATTGCTGTTCGAGGCTCTGTCACGCTTTATCTTTGGAATCATATATTATGGGGAACCTCACAAGCCGCTGCCTCCCATCAACAACCTCATTTTGCTAGAGAGTGCCACATCATTGGCCACCAAGATACGAACGAAGAAG TTGACAAGTGTTGAAGTGGTGAAGTCCTTTATTGGACGCATTAAGGAGATCAACCCCATACTGAATTGTGTTGTGGATGACCGGTTTGACGATGCAGTCAAGGACGCGAAAGCTGTTGATGACCTTATACG ATCAGGGACAGTGGATGAGCAAACCCTCTCAAAAAACAAACCATTCCTTGGTGTTCCCTTCACTACAAAAGACTGCATGGCTGTTAAAG GTTTGCGGCAAACAGCAGGCCTTTATTCAAGGAGAAACTTTATAGCAGAGGAAGATGCTGATGTTGTGCACCTTATGcgagaggctggagcaatcccCCTCTGTGTCACAAATGTGTCAGAGCTCTGTATGTGGTGGGAGAGCTCCAACACTATTTATGGGAGGACCAACAACCCTTACCGTTCTTGCCGTATTGTAGGAGGTTCCTCTGGAGGCGAG gGCTGTGTACAGTCTGCATGTGGATCACCCTTTGGTATTGGATCAGATATTGGAGGATCAATACGCATGCCTTCTTTCTTTAATGGCATATTTGGTCACAAACCCACATATG GCATAGTAAGTAATATAGGTCAGGAACCGGTTGCAACTGGGGAAGCTATGGAGTTCCTTGTGACGGGACCCATGTGTCGATATGTACAAGACTTGACACCCATGATGAAAGTTCTGGGAGCAAACAATTCTCACATGCTTACACTTGACCAGAAG GTGGATATCAGCAAGCTCCGATATTTCTATGTGGAAGATGATGGTGGTTCTCCACTTGTGACACCTGTTCACCCAGAACTTCGTGCAGCTCAAAAGAAAGTTATAATTCATCTTGAGAAAGCATATGGCGTTAAAGCTAAAAAG ATTACCTTAAAAAAGCTCAAAGCGGCATTACCAATGTACTTTGCCAAGCTCGCCAGTGTAGAAGAAGCCCACACATTTTGTGAAGAACTAGCACTGAAGAAG GGATGCATCAATGTTTGGACTGAGCTTCTGAAGTGGATGTTCCGGTTATCTCATCACACACTACCAGGCCTGCTGCTTGGTGTCCTGGAGAAGCTTAACAGTCAAAGCAAGAGGTCAGAAGATTACCCAAAGCTCCTCACCATGTGCACTGACTTGAAACAGGAGATAAAG GAACTTTTGGGTGATGATGGTGTGCTCCTGTTTCCTAGTCATCCCACTCCAGCCCCTTATCACGGGCAGCCACTCTTCCGTGCCTTCAACTTCGTCTACACAGCAATAATAAATGTTCTGCTGTTCCCATCCACCCAGTGTCCTTTAGGCTTAGGGTCAGAGGGCCTTCCTCTTGGCATTCAG GTAGTCGGTAATCACTACAAAGATCACCTGACTCTTGCAGTTGCAGGAGAACTAGAGAAAGCTTTTGGGGGCTGGGTTTGTCCATCTGAAGTACGCTAA